The sequence below is a genomic window from Polyangiaceae bacterium.
GCGAAGTCGTGGGGCGTGCGAGTTGCCTGGGAGCCTCGCGGCCCTTGGGCGCCCGCACAGGCCGCGGAGTTCTGCGCCGAGCACAGCATGACTTTGGTGGCCGATTTGAGTCTCGAGGCCGCGGCCGCGACCGACGTGATCTACTCCCGCGTGCGTGCGCTGGGGGCGGGCGGTCGTATCACGAGCGGCGCGGCAGATCGCATTGCTGAGCGCCTCGCGGATGCCGAGGAGGCGTTCGTGGTGGTGGAAGGCGCGAGCGCCAAGAGCCTGGCCAAGGGACTGCGCCACGAGTTGTTGAGCGACGCTGGGGCCTGGGCCGAGTTCGATGGCGTCGAAGTGGATGACGAAGACGACGACGGAGAGGAAGAGTGAGTCGTCGCTCCCTCTCATGCGCGAACGACGCGCTGGTTGATGAGGTTGCAGCGGAGGCCTTGAGTGCCGGCCAGAGCGCCCTTGGGGCGTGCCTCGCCGGCTTCTTTGCGGCGGCTGCGAAGAGCGAAGAAGGCTTGTTTTCGCCTGTTACCATCATTCTTGGTGGAGTGGGCACGGGTGGTCGCGCGTTCGATGGGCGGCTCCGCCAGCCAGGGCTTGGCGTCAAGCGGCCCCGCGGCTTCATCAACGAGGCCGAAGTTCCCGTTGCCGCACGGATTGCTATTCCCTGCGGCCTGGCAGCCGCCGCGGTGG
It includes:
- a CDS encoding DUF72 domain-containing protein, with amino-acid sequence MRLCIGQAALMGKLARYAQSFNLLELRADVGTLPRPPRLREWKVSVPEDFVFSVLSPKALLSLEPGEEHDKARAYTQRAIASLEAEWFVLQTGPGVTPSARGRERLLKLVEEAKSWGVRVAWEPRGPWAPAQAAEFCAEHSMTLVADLSLEAAAATDVIYSRVRALGAGGRITSGAADRIAERLADAEEAFVVVEGASAKSLAKGLRHELLSDAGAWAEFDGVEVDDEDDDGEEE